One genomic window of Aethina tumida isolate Nest 87 chromosome 3, icAetTumi1.1, whole genome shotgun sequence includes the following:
- the LOC109605568 gene encoding leucine-rich repeat serine/threonine-protein kinase 1 isoform X1 gives MLDTSPEDEDFPGRLLHQAALWDNTELLEDLLAGGQQSFINSQDSWGRTPLHAGAITENSRCLQILLNAGADPNVRCGPRGDNKTPLHLSAEHGHCSNISMLLEHNANLLMRDSNGLTAADLADKCGHSKAVDLLKNAANEKEKARLDIHAAIRDACSQGDTNSVQQLISSLSDDAELIVNMAPSGANTLLFTACQVGNRKIVKTLLDFGADGRLHSVTRYSPLYIACYHGHRDIVELLLLKFPELVQQHTVERWLPIHACCINGHVAVLELLFHFPYPSHIQRKFRDITEQWEYYMPFDINERDATGQNILYVASVLGNKKLVDVILKFKVKATRIEPSDEITPSSESNLILSPVKRRISDGIQSIMSKLNLSKENSFDNDTDSLLICPLRIDMYCNNNTETALHAAIKGKHYDIALALLKAGASANTVIKAYHDINDTLACCSVEEDSNYGQSSGLVEACKNRDVPIVDLLLKYGARDDECKALAVAVANKDETLIPKLLSTKAHPDPEYKINKKAMTENINSSQFTIFSNVTSLTYSTIFPNTPTMINWHNQKCGLTQIKTQWLTDAALHQNPKLKQNPRSYDVALYAITRLDISNNSLTSVPLTVFQLHSLKYLNMAQNKIDKLPVPVVSPTKKNYKRRSKHVEELNYSCPVLEELYLQDNRLDHIPEAIFRLPSLVTLVVSNNKLQQLPYVMWLAPKLKELNAAFNLLKDLPSENESAKEEFDKLSVSSSDSQLSSHAEQDSESDMSEFDIDSKLLGLEDTVQAVRYKKKDRDYRQMELTKHHIWSKSVEVTEQILHNDESITEKSSQLSALNLAHNLFTNIPVVLPCLAVNLTRLNMAFNTLRSMSHITSYPSSLKQLDLSHNQITVWPSLPQVEAQDKMEQANLNCYSNNLAAKGKIPEGVRRQSSRSVRTTVLHSVCSHRRHLKLDNLRTLILADNQLHRIQLATDDDGDLSSTEDEDMERNPAVSKARLMFPNLSMLDVSNNLLKEIPYNIYELNNLSVLNISGNLDINELPPQMGLLSRLWNLNTRGCSLQDPLKSMIDSKKYKTMDIVGYLKSVLEDARPYARMKLMIVGVQGIGKTSLLEQLRQEGVTRRRPEHWAKRMGNKNINVKTSRGTNMSTVGVDIGDWIYEKKVKSHSHGPVIFRTWDFGGQKEYYATHQYFLSKRSLYLVVWKITDGHRGINEILQWLVNIQARAPNSPVIIVGTHYDVVQEFNPNISEDYQQIIRDRFINIVDAEKCGLPRVLDTIEISCKTRHNVKLLCNLIYDTVFSLRPPGSKELLLEQKVPATYLALEDVVNYVASERRANGLDPVLTADQYRSIVTTEMQQRYNRTFRDWAELHQATLFLHDNGVLLHYDDATLKDLYFLDPQWLCDMLAHVVTIREINPFARSGVMKLDDLKHIFKTSSIGPMDTRGYIVNLLNKFEVALTWDSRTLLIPSLLPSEEDLQLALMYPGQYPPLIKVKVPLRSRGWAVRNKKIAVSPKSVLYRDPSQGKFQMSLPSTSSIPNEPPEEIAHYQLRSQPTDKSIARLLLMSYFPSGFWSRLISRILADDTIIDIIRSYFVIPKDVAQDIHLVKLLDLKAEWVLWQTGLQLKYGDITLFRMREVLHNSSAQYRHLKFRLKQDGIWCDVDLQSTSVLEIYFPVDSLVVKPIITEMGDASDLKVKDQLVINSTPECTAQLLALAVDHIDILLEDWYPTLGTRFVHTSEGKFLITRLVPCPQCLAKSMECDQSLNPIDFSQPKNLMEEMQQAEQEGGYHNQHHNRVRKSQESYTSECDSGVGPDSSCSSRMPSMEGHPGVQTDEQPSNVSYSWMVEECILAAYGSKTVNCPTHDDIPLSRVAPDAIFMDLGERYIIKPENIKKGRLLGRGAFGFVFKGTCKVRGSNNMIDVAMKMLQPVQPGPNARQSAAIAYKAAQGKWDRDPLQYACKAYCTARQELNILLSLRHPNIVPFVGVCTSPLALVLDLAPQGALDLVLRHYRRSGAKVGPYTLQAIILQVAKAIEYLHRQHIIYRDLKSENVLVWEMPPPFVDHPDHPVHIKVADYGISRLTLPSGTKGFGGTEGFMAPEIMRYNGEEEYTEKVDCFSFGMFIYELLTLHQPFEGHESVKECILEGGRPPLTYRETLYPSYFLDLMVLCWSQQPKDRPSASQIVSIASAPEFTHLSDVISLKHQAPVVASTSAALTHITEDGLSGSEMWLMCANSRIDLLLAADRGWLQYHTMPLPIRPTAACTVGNAVWIGDYAGNLHAYSASDGYKLFTYSLESEVNVQVEALLYLANLKRVACALSNGRLFLVNSEFYPSTPTAAEGSFVMTELGSQSSINCLCAASLENSSACELWCGESNGQISIYTIKDQVVAGQEVLNHYQPVIEKVDVMNLVAVDNCVYSYVHPGCIVYQWDQKSRTIVNKLDCSKLVPCSESLKSIAIEEHLSPTNCQVTSLVILNTDLYIGTTWGCVIIAERSTLRPVTIFRPYEEEVRAIVPLAQCKNVSGRQENTPLIATIGRGYRNLLSRYTDVTVNIGTPLPSPMGGTSYTSTKPNMFVLLWRAEHWNAT, from the exons ATGTTGGACACGTCCCCTGAAGATGAAGACTTCCCTGGACGCTTATTACATcag gcGGCATTATGGGATAATACAGAGTTACTGGAAGATCTCCTAGCAGGTGGTCAacaatcatttataaattccCAAGATAGCTGGGGCAGAACACCCTTACATGCTGGTGCAATCACGGAAAATTCTAGGTGCTTGCAAATATTACTGAATGCAGGGGCTGACCCAAATGTTCGGTGTGGTCCTAGGGGTGATAACAag ACTCCACTGCATTTAAGTGCTGAACATGGTCATTGTTCAAACATTTCTATGTTGTTGGAACACAATGCCAATCTTTTGATGAGAGATTCCAATGGCCTGACAGCTGCAGACTTGGCTGATAAATGTGGACATTCAAAAGCTGTTGATCTCCTCAAAAATGCTGCAA ATGAAAAAGAGAAAGCCAGACTGGACATCCACGCGGCGATACGGGACGCTTGCAGCCAGGGAGACACAAATTCCGTGCAGCAGCTCATATCGTCGCTGTCGGACGATGCGGAGCTCATCGTCAATATGGCCCCCAGTGGGGCCAACACCCTGCTATTCAC TGCCTGCCAGGTCGGCAACAGGAAAATCGTAAAAACATTGCTGGACTTCGGTGCAGACGGCAGGCTCCACTCTGTCACCAGATACTCGCCGCTGTACATCGCCTGTTACCACGGCCACCGGGACATTGTCGAGCTGCTCCTGCTCAAGTTCCCGGAATTGGTGCAG CAACACACTGTAGAGCGTTGGCTTCCGATTCACGCCTGCTGTATTAACGGCCATGTAGCAGTTTTAGAACTACTCTTCCATTTTCCATATCCATCTCATATACAACGAAAATTTAG AGATATAACGGAACAGTGGGAATATTATATGCCATTCGATATTAATGAACGCGACGCCACAGGTCAAAACATACTCTATGTAGCTAGTGTATTGGGAAATAAGAAACTCGTagatgtaatattgaaatttaaagtaaaggCCACTCGTATAGAACCC AGTGACGAAATTACTCCCAGTTCGGAGAGTAATCTAATTCTCAGCCCAGTTAAGCGACGAATATCAGATGGAATACAGTCAATTATGTCTAAACTAAATTTGTCCAAAGAAAACTCTTTCGACAATGAC ACGGATTCACTGCTTATCTGTCCCTTACGGATTGATatgtattgtaataataacaCGGAAACGGCGTTACATGCAGCAATAAAAGGAAAACATTATGATATTGCCCTGGCTTTACTTAAAGCAGGGGCCAGTGCCAACACAGTCATCAAAGCATATCATGACATTAATGAT ACACTGGCTTGTTGTTCAGTGGAGGAAGACTCCAATTATGGTCAGTCCAGCGGTCTGGTTGAGGCTTGTAAAAACCGTGACGTCCCAATAGTGGACTTGTTGCTTAAGTACGGCGCCAGAGATGATGAATGCAAAGCTTTAGCCGTGGCCGTGGCGAATAAAGATGAAACTTTAATCCCAAAATTATTATCCACCAAGGCCCACCCAGATCCCGAGtacaaaatcaacaaaaaggCCATGACTGAAAACATAAATTCCTCCCAGTTCACCATTTTCTCCAACGTGACCAGTCTGACCTATAGCACCATATTCCCCAACACCCCCACAATGATAAACTGGCACAATCAAAAGTGCGGACTGACCCAAATTAAGACGCAATGGCTTACGGACGCGGCTCTACATCAAAACCCCAAATTGAAGCAGAATCCTCGCAGCTACGATGTGGCGTTGTACGCAATCACCAGGCTGGACATTTCAAACAATAGTCTGACTTCAGTTCCTCTGACTGTTTTCCAATTACACAGTCTGAAGTACTTGAACATGGCGCAAAACAAAATCGACAAACTGCCCGTCCCGGTTGTGTCGCCGACCAAAAAAAACTACAAACGCAGGAGCAAACACGTGGAAGAACTCAATTATTCTTGCCCCGTTTTGGAGGAGCTGTATTTGCAGGACAACAGGTTGGATCACATTCCCGAGGCCATTTTTAGGCTGCCGTCTTTGGTGACTTTGGTTGTTTCCAACAATAAGTTACAACAGTTGCCGTATGTTATGTGGTTGGCACCGAAATTAAAAGAACTGAATGCTGCATTTAATCTTCTAAAAGATTTACCGAGTGAGAATGAG agTGCTAAGGAGGAGTTTGATAAGTTAAGTGTAAGTTCTAGTGACAGTCAACTTTCTAGTCATGCGGAGCAAGACTCTGAATCAGACATGTCTGAATTTGATATTGATTCTAAACTGCTTGGTTTAGAGGACACGGTGCAAGCCGTTCGGTACAAGAAAAAGGATAGAGACTATAG ACAAATGGAGTTAACTAAACACCACATTTGGAGTAAAAGTGTTGAAGTAACAGAACAGATTCTTCACAACGACGAGTCGATAACTGAGAAGTCATCCCAATTATCAGCCTTGAATCTTgcccataatttatttacaaacattcCCGTAGTCTTGCCATGTCTTGCCGTTAATCTCACAAGACTGAACATGGCTTTTAACACCTTAAGATCCATGTCACACATTACTAGTTATCCCAGTTCTTTAAAACAGCTGGACCTTAGCCACAACCAAATCACCGTCTGGCCCAGTTTGCCTCAAGTCGAAGCCCAGGATAAAATGGAACAGGCTAATTTGAACTGTTACTCCAACAATTTGGCAGCCAAAGGAAAAATTCCCGAAGGTG TGAGGAGGCAGTCCAGTAGGTCGGTGCGTACAACAGTGCTTCATTCGGTTTGCTCCCATCGGAGGCATTTGAAACTGGATAATCTACGCACGCTGATATTGGCCGACAATCAGCTGCACCGCATTCAATTGGCTACAGACGATGACGGCGATTTAAGCAGCACCGAAGATGAAGACATGGAAAGG aatccGGCTGTTAGTAAAGCCCGACTTATGTTCCCCAATCTATCGATGTTGGATGTCAGCAACAATCTTTTGAAAGAAATTCCTTATAATATTTACGAGTTGAATAACTTGTCTGTTTTGAATATCAGCGGCAATCTag ATATCAACGAGCTGCCGCCGCAGATGGGCTTGTTGTCGCGCCTGTGGAACCTGAACACGCGCGGCTGCTCGCTCCAGGACCCGCTTAAGTCGATGATCGACAGTAAAAAGTACAAAACGATGGACATAGTCGGTTATCTTAAGAGCGTGCTCGAAGACGCGCGGCCCTACGCTCGCATGAAGCTGATGATCGTCGGCGTGCAGGGCATCGGAAAGACGAGCCTGTTGGAACAGCTGAGGCAGGAAGGTGTCACTAGGCGACGGCCAGAA CACTGGGCAAAAAGAAtgggaaataaaaatattaatgtaaaaacttCGAGGGGTACAAATATGTCTACAGTTGGTGTAGATATCGGTGATTGGATATACGAAAAGAAAGTTAAATCACATTCACATGGCCCAGTCATATTCCGAACGTGGGACTTTGGAGGACAAAAAGA GTATTATGCCACACATCAGTATTTCCTTTCAAAAAGAAGTCTATATTTAGTCGTTTGGAAAATCACCGACGGTCATCGGGGTATAAACGAAATCTTACAATGGTTAGTGAACATACAAGCTAGAGCACCAAATTCACCAGTAATAATAGTAGGGACGCATTACGATGTGGTGCAAGAATTTAATCCAAACATTTCTGAAGATTATCAACAAATCATCAGAGATAGGTTCATAAATATCGTAGACGCCGAAAAGTGTGGTCTTCCCCGAGTTCTAGACACCATAGAAATCAGCTGTAAAACTAGACACAACGTCAAGTTACTTTGCAACCTCATATACGACACAGTATTCAGTCTTCGACCTCCAG gaaGCAAAGAATTGTTACTGGAACAAAAAGTACCTGCCACATATCTAGCACTTGAAGACGTAGTCAATTACGTCGCGTCGGAACGTAGGGCGAACGGTTTGGACCCAGTCTTGACTGCGGACCAGTATCGAAGCATTGTCACGACGGAAATGCAACAAAGGTACAACCGCACGTTCAGAGATTGGGCCGAGTTGCATCAGGCCACGCTGTTTCTACACGACAACGGGGTTTTATTACATTACGACGATGCCACTTTAAAAGACTTGTATTTCCTAGATCCTCAGTGGTTGTGTGACATGTTGGCACACGTCGTCACCATCAGGGAGATCAATCCGTTCGCCAGGAGTGGCGTCATGAAGCTGGACGACTTGAAACACATATTCAAAACCAGCAGTATTGGTCCGATGGACACAAGGGGTTATATAGTGAatcttttgaataaattcgaAGTGGCCCTCACGTGGGACTCACGTACGTTGTTGATTCCCAGTTTGTTGCCGTCTGAGGAAGATTTACAGCTTGCGCTGATGTATCCCGGCCAGTATCCACCGCTAATCAAAGTTAAGGTGCCGCTAAGGTCCCGAGGTTGGGCGGTGCGCAACAAAAAGATTGCCGTTTCTCCTAAGTCAGTATTGTATCGAGATCCTTCTCAGGGAAAATTCCAAATGAGCCTTCCTTCTACCTCATCCATTCCTAATG AACCTCCAGAAGAAATCGCCCACTATCAGCTACGAAGTCAACCGACAGATAAATCCATAGCACGCCTTCTTTTGATGTCGTATTTTCCGTCTGGATTCTGGTCCAGATTAATTTCCCGAATTTTAGCCGATGATACCATCATCGATATAATTCGGTCTTACTTTGTTATACCAAAAGATGTGGCACAAGATATTCATTTAGTAAAACTACTAGATTTGAAGGCAGAATGGGTTTTGTGGCAGACTGGCTTACAACTAAAGTATGGTGACATCACACTATTTAGGATGCGGGAAGTATTACACAATTCATCTGCCCAGTACAGACatttaaa ATTCCGACTGAAACAAGACGGCATTTGGTGCGACGTGGACTTGCAAAGTACTTCggtattagaaatatatttcccAGTTGATTCACTGGTGGTCAAACCCATCATTACCGAAATGGGTGACGCATCCGATCTAAAAGTAAAGGACCAACTCGTAATAAATAGCACTCCAGAATGTACCGCCCAGTTACTTGCCTTGGCCGTTGATCACATCGACATCCTGTTGGAAGACTGGTACCCTACATTGGGAACAAGATTTGTGCACACTTCCGAAGgcaaatttttgataactcGCCTGGTCCCGTGTCCTCAGTGTCTTGCCAAATCCATGGAGTGTGACCAGAGTTTGAACCCAATTGACTTTAGTCAGCCTAAAAATCTAATGGAAGAGATGCAACAAGCTGAACAGGAGGGCGGCTATCACAATCAGCACCATAATCGTGTCAGAAAATCCCAAGAATCGTATACTTCGGAATGTGACAGCGGAGTTGGACCAGATTCGTCGTGCTCCAGCCGTATGCCGTCAATGGAGGGCCATCCAGGGGTGCAGACAGACGAACAACCATCCAACGTGTCGTACTCTTGGATGGTGGAGGAGTGCATTTTAGCCGCGTACGGAAGCAAAACTGTTAATTGTCCTACACACGACGACATACCTTTATCTAGAGTAGCACCTGATGCT ATATTCATGGACTTGGGAGAGAGGTACATTATAAAAccagaaaacattaaaaaaggtCGATTATTGGGCCGAGGTGCTTTTGGCTTTGTATTCAAAGGTACATGCAAAGTTAGAGGTTCAAATAACATGATAGATGTGGCGATGAAGATGTTACAACCAGTCCAACCTGGACCGAATGCTCGCCAATCTGCCGCCATCGCCTATAAAGCTGCACAGGGTAAATGGGACCGAGATCCCTTACAGTACGCGTGTAAAGCATACTGCACCGCCAGACAAGAACTGAACATCTTATTGTCTTTGCGTCACCCCAACATTGTCCCATTTGTTGGAGTTTGCACTAGTCCTTTGGCTTTAGTGTTGGATTTGGCGCCACAAGGTGCTTTAGATCTGGTTCTAAGACATTACAGGAGGTCTGGAGCCAAGGTTGGACCTTACACATTACAGGCCATAATCTTACAG gtTGCCAAAGCCATAGAGTATTTGCACCGacaacatattatatatagagaCCTGAAATCTGAGAATGTGTTGGTTTGGGAGATGCCTCCACCTTTTGTAGACCATCCGGACCATCCCGTTCATATTAAGGTTGCAGAttatg GAATTAGTAGGTTAACTTTACCTTCGGGTACGAAAGGTTTTGGTGGTACTGAAGGGTTCATGGCCCCGGAAATAATGAGATACAACGGCGAAGAAGAGTACACAGAGAAGGTCGACTGCTTCTCTTTTGGAATGTTTATATATGAGTTGTTGACTTTACATCAGCCTTTTGAAGGCCATGAATCCGTAAAAGAGTGCATACTTGAAGGTGGAAGACCACCGCTGACATACAGA gagACTTTATATCCGAGCTACTTCCTAGACCTGATGGTGTTGTGCTGGTCTCAACAACCTAAGGACCGCCCTTCAGCAAGCCAAATAGTTTCAATAGCCAGTGCTCCAGAATTCACCCATTTAAGCGACGTGATTTCTTTGAAACATCAAGCCCCGGTTGTGGCTTCAACAAGTGCAGCTCTTACACACATAACCGAAGACGGTTTGTCTGGATCGGAAATGTGGCTGATGTGTGCTAATTCAAGAATTGATTTGCTCCTGGCCGCAGACAGAGGTTGGTTGCAGTACCACACCATGCCTCTGCCTATCAGACCGACAGCCGCTTGTACAGTGGGCAATGCTGTATGGATTGGAGACTACGCGGGAAACCTCCATGCCTAttc GGCTAGTGACGGTTATAAGTTATTTACTTATTCGTTGGAGTCAGAGGTTAATGTTCAAGTAGAAGCGCTGTTGTACTTAGCAAACCTTAAAAGAGTGGCTTGTGCTCTATCGAACGGCAGACTGTTCCTTGTCAATTCAGAATTTTATCCCTCAACTCCTACTGCTGCAGAAGGCTCGTTCGTTATGACAGAGCTGGGATCTCAGTCGTCTATCAATTGCTTGTGTGCAGCTTCATTAGAAAATTCTAG tGCTTGTGAATTGTGGTGCGGCGAATCAAATGGGCAAATATCTATTTACACAATAAAAGACCAAGTTGTTGCTGGACAAGaagttttaaatcattatcAACCAGTGATTGAAAAAGTAGATGTTATGAACTTGGTTGCAGTGGATAATTGCGTCTATTCCTACGTCCATCCAGGCTGTATTGTTTACCAGTGGGATCAAAAATCCAGGACCATCGTAAACAAACTAGACTGTTCTAAATTGGTACCTTGTTCTGAGAGTCTTAAATCAATTGCTATTGAGGAACATTTAAGTCCAACAAATTGCCAG gtGACAAGCTTGGTTATTCTAAATACCGATTTGTACATTGGCACTACTTGGGGCTGTGTGATTATAGCTGAAAGAAGTACACTTCGCCCCGTCACGATTTTCAGACCATATGAAGAAGAAGTTAGAGCGATTGTGCCTTTGGCGCAGTGCAAAAATGTTAGTGGCAGACAAGAGAACACACCATTAATAGCCACAATAGGAAGAGGCTACCGAAATTTATTGTCGAGATATACCGATGTCACCGTTAATATTGGTACCCCATTACCAAGCCCAATGGGTGGCACATCATATACTTCAACTAAACCTAACATGTTCGTTTTATTGTGGAGAGCTGAGCATTGGAATGCTACATAG